From the Primulina tabacum isolate GXHZ01 chromosome 15, ASM2559414v2, whole genome shotgun sequence genome, one window contains:
- the LOC142526469 gene encoding putative dolichyl-diphosphooligosaccharide--protein glycosyltransferase subunit 3B, translating to MAISLTPCSAAFFLLLRLLTCHALSPSDSVISDLSSLQSQSSTGVIHLTDPLLRRILALPIPRPFHFLIFFDAKHLHSKPELSLPTLKNEFSLVSSTFQSNNPNQKSLFFFEIEFSESQASFGQFGINSLPHIRLVPPSATDLKADTIQMDASDFSRLAESMAEFIESRTKLSVGPINRPPVVSKKQILFAVAVVLVWIPFFLKKLIAGNTFLHDKNIWMAGAIFVYFFSVSGAMFNIIRKMPMFMMDRQDPGKLVFFYQGSGMQLGTEGFAVGFLYTIVGLLLAFVTHAMVRLRNRTVQRVLMILVLFISFWAVKKVVFLDNWKTGYGIHGYWPSSWR from the coding sequence ATGGCAATCTCTTTAACCCCTTGCTCCGCCGCCTTCTTCCTTCTCCTCCGCCTTCTCACATGCCATGCCCTCTCCCCATCAGACTCCGTTATTTCTGATCTGTCTTCGCTCCAGTCGCAGTCCTCAACTGGCGTCATCCACCTAACCGACCCACTCCTCCGCCGCATCCTCGCCTTACCCATCCCTCGCCCCTTCCACTTTCTCATCTTCTTCGACGCAAAACATCTCCACTCCAAGCCTGAGCTCTCTCTTCCAACTCTTAAAAACGAATTCTCCCTTGTCTCCTCCACTTTCCAATCCAATAACCCTAACCAGAAATCCCTTTTTTTCTTCGAAATCGAGTTCTCAGAATCTCAGGCTTCGTTCGGTCAATTCGGGATCAACTCTCTTCCTCACATCCGTCTAGTCCCTCCGTCGGCCACTGACTTAAAAGCAGATACGATCCAAATGGACGCCTCCGATTTTTCCAGATTGGCTGAATCCATGGCTGAGTTCATTGAATCCAGGACTAAGCTCTCAGTTGGTCCCATTAATCGGCCGCCTGTAGTTTCCAAAAAACAAATCTTGTTCGCAGTCGCTGTTGTATTGGTTTGGATTccttttttcttgaaaaaattgATTGCCGGGAATACTTTCTTGCATGATAAGAATATATGGATGGCTGGAGCCATTTTTGTGTACTTTTTCAGCGTTTCAGGAGCGATGTTTAACATAATAAGGAAGATGCCAATGTTCATGATGGACAGGCAGGATCCGGGGAAATTAGTTTTCTTCTACCAGGGCTCAGGGATGCAGCTAGGGACCGAGGGCTTTGCTGTCGGATTCTTATATACAATCGTGGGTCTCTTGCTGGCTTTCGTGACTCACGCCATGGTTAGGCTGAGGAATAGAACTGTGCAGAGAGTGTTGATGATTTTGGTGTTGTTTATATCTTTCTGGGCGGTGAAGAAGGTGGTTTTCTTGGACAATTGGAAGACGGGGTATGGTATTCACGGTTATTGGCCTTCTAGCTGGCGGTGA
- the LOC142527560 gene encoding chaperone protein dnaJ 50, whose translation MAPPAAAAAIHCCVLIMIITASLIIQPSTAIYCDEDDCYDLLGVTQNANSSEIKKAYYKLSLKYHPDKNSDPDSRKLFVKIANAYEILKDETTREQYDYAIAHPEEVFYNTARYYHAYYGHKTDTRAVLVGLLLVLSGFQYLNQWTRIYQAVDMVKRTPAYKNKLKALELERMGGVTKKKKNNNKIDKNMEEELSKELELQIKGAEKPTVWGLLGIRFILLPYTLGKLLLWNGSWFWRYKVKRAAYSLEDASYLTRRSLRVPFDSWKYMDESTRENLVHRRLWEKTNFQSYLAEMRKESKRRR comes from the exons ATGGCGCCACCCGCAGCGGCGGCGGCTATCCACTGCTGTGTGCTGATAATGATAATAACGGCGTCCCTTATCATTCAGCCCTCCACCGCTATCTACTGTGACGAGGATGACTGCTACGATCTCTTAGG TGTCACTCAAAATGCCAATTCTTCGGAGATCAAGAAAGCTTACTACAAGCTGTCTCTTAAGTA TCATCCGGATAAAAATTCCGATCCTGATTCGAGGAAGCTGTTCGTGAAAATTGCTAATGCTTATGAG ATTCTGAAAGATGAAACCACCAGGGAGCAGTATGATTATGCAATCGCACATCCAGAAGAG GTATTTTACAATACAGCTCGATACTACCATGCTTACTATGGTCATAAGACA GATACACGTGCTGTCCTTGTGGGCCTTCTTTTGGTGCTCTCGGGATTTCAGTATCTAAACCAGTGGACAAGGATATA TCAGGCTGTTGATATGGTCAAGAGAACCCCAGCTTACAAAAATAAGCTAAAGGCTTTGGAACTTGAACGCATGGGTGGGGTGactaagaagaagaaaaataacAATAAGATTGACAA GAACATGGAGGAAGAGCTTAGCAAGGAACTAGAACTGCAGATAAAGGGAGCTGAAAAACCCACTGTTTGGGGACTTCTAGGCATTCGTTTCATTTTACTTCCTTACACTCTGGGGAAG TTACTATTATGGAATGGAAGTTGGTTCTGGAGGTACAAGGTGAAACGAGCAGCATACTCTTTGGAAGATGCTTCATACTTAACGAGAAGGTCCCTAAGGGTGCCTTTTGACTCATGGAAATATATGG ATGAATCAACCAGAGAAAATCTTGTCCATAGACGACTGTGGGAAAAAACCAACTTCCAAAGCTACCTAGCAGAGATGCGAAAAGAATCAAAGCGCAGAAGATAG